The Effusibacillus lacus genome has a segment encoding these proteins:
- a CDS encoding metal ABC transporter ATP-binding protein has protein sequence MHSFEHPPVSVKNLTVAYHRKPVLKDIEFTIPEGKLIGVVGPNGAGKSTLIKGILGLVPTVSGQVEIYGKPCRSQRKLIGYVPQRESVDWDFPTNAFDVVLMGRYGHIGWFRRPRAIDKEIAMDCLEKVGMADFAGRQISQLSGGQQQRVFLARALAQDASIYFMDEPFAGVDAATEKAIITLLNELKKQGKTVLVVHHDLQTVTEYFDWLLMLNVQKIAVGPAAEVFTPHNLQLTYGGRLAFIEDGGKLTIAGV, from the coding sequence ATGCATAGTTTTGAACACCCCCCGGTTTCCGTCAAGAACCTGACTGTTGCCTACCATCGGAAACCGGTATTGAAAGATATAGAGTTTACCATCCCCGAAGGCAAGCTGATCGGCGTTGTCGGGCCGAACGGTGCTGGAAAATCTACCCTGATCAAGGGCATTCTCGGACTGGTTCCGACAGTTTCCGGCCAGGTGGAAATCTACGGCAAGCCTTGCAGGTCGCAGCGCAAATTGATCGGGTATGTTCCGCAAAGGGAATCGGTGGACTGGGACTTTCCGACGAACGCGTTTGATGTGGTACTGATGGGACGATACGGCCATATCGGATGGTTCCGGAGACCGCGGGCGATCGATAAGGAAATTGCGATGGATTGTCTGGAAAAGGTCGGCATGGCGGATTTTGCCGGCAGGCAAATCAGCCAGTTGTCGGGAGGCCAGCAGCAACGCGTGTTTCTGGCAAGGGCACTGGCCCAGGACGCCTCCATCTATTTCATGGATGAACCGTTTGCAGGTGTGGACGCAGCCACCGAAAAGGCGATCATTACCCTGTTAAACGAGTTGAAAAAACAGGGTAAAACCGTCCTTGTTGTGCATCATGATTTGCAGACGGTAACCGAATACTTTGATTGGCTGCTGATGCTCAACGTTCAGAAAATTGCTGTCGGACCGGCGGCAGAGGTGTTTACTCCACACAACCTGCAGTTGACTTACGGCGGAAGACTCGCTTTTATCGAAGACGGCGGAAAACTGACCATTGCCGGAGTGTAG
- a CDS encoding metal ABC transporter permease, which yields MESLPNLLSDPNTRWVLAGCILLGLSSGVLGCFAYLRKHSLMGDAVAHASLPGICVGFMIYGSKSIGVFLLAAAAAGLLCSFCISMLTRWSRIKEDTALGLVLSVFFGFGIVLLTRIQHTPNGNQSGLDDFLFGQAASLVGSDVRVMMALAGILLFITWLLFKEFKLLSFDPGFGRGLGLPMGVLNALMMLLIVLAVVIGLQAVGVVLMSAMLITPALAARYWTDRLDRMVLLAGLFGAASGFIGTLVSGMTAHLPTGPVIVLASTVLFLVSFVFAPRRGLLMKWYRQYQLRSAYQKQVDSCPTMRSFEGSDPV from the coding sequence ATGGAATCTTTGCCGAATTTGCTGTCTGACCCCAACACCCGGTGGGTGTTGGCCGGTTGTATCCTGCTCGGGCTCAGTTCCGGAGTGCTTGGATGTTTCGCCTATTTGAGGAAGCACAGTCTGATGGGGGATGCGGTGGCTCACGCCTCTCTGCCGGGCATATGCGTCGGGTTCATGATCTATGGCAGCAAGTCAATTGGCGTGTTTTTGCTGGCGGCTGCCGCTGCCGGGCTGCTCTGCTCATTCTGCATCAGCATGCTCACCCGTTGGTCGAGAATCAAGGAAGATACAGCTTTGGGCCTTGTCTTGTCAGTCTTCTTCGGATTCGGCATTGTCCTGCTGACACGGATTCAGCATACGCCCAACGGGAACCAGAGCGGGCTGGATGACTTTCTGTTCGGGCAGGCCGCCTCCCTTGTCGGCAGTGATGTGCGAGTGATGATGGCGTTGGCCGGCATCCTCTTGTTCATCACTTGGCTGCTGTTCAAGGAGTTCAAGCTGCTGAGCTTTGATCCGGGATTCGGTCGGGGGTTGGGTCTGCCTATGGGAGTTCTCAACGCGCTGATGATGCTGTTGATTGTACTGGCGGTTGTTATAGGACTTCAGGCGGTAGGTGTTGTCCTAATGTCTGCCATGCTGATTACTCCGGCTCTTGCAGCCCGCTATTGGACCGACAGACTGGATCGTATGGTTTTACTGGCTGGCCTGTTCGGAGCGGCGTCAGGGTTTATTGGCACACTCGTCAGCGGGATGACGGCCCACCTCCCTACAGGTCCGGTGATCGTTCTGGCTTCCACGGTGCTGTTCCTGGTCTCGTTTGTTTTTGCCCCGCGCCGGGGACTGCTGATGAAATGGTACCGGCAATACCAACTGCGGTCTGCCTATCAGAAACAGGTTGATTCCTGCCCCACGATGCGTTCCTTTGAAGGGAGCGACCCAGTATGA
- the selD gene encoding selenide, water dikinase SelD has product MRLTLLSEKAGUGCKIGPADLAQVLSHLPKNLPDANLIVGLDTSDDAGVYKLTDDVAIVQTVDYFTPIVDDPYMFGAIAAANALSDVYAMGGKPLTVLNIVGFPVSKLDKKILAEILRGGADKVREAGAVIVGGHSIDDSDPKFGMAVTGIVHPEKVWTNAGACPGDKLVLTKPIGVGIVTTAIKRAKATPEAIRQVESVMATLNKVASETAQGFTVHACTDITGFGLLGHAAEMARGACVGIEIDAKSVPMLPDAYSLAEQGIIPGGSLRNYEWLADDLEYAESIDEVTRKILCDAVTSGGLLLSVPAEEADALVEALKKNGVEDAVVIGRVVEEHSKKIRVM; this is encoded by the coding sequence GTGCGCTTGACTCTGTTGTCGGAGAAAGCGGGCTGAGGCTGTAAAATCGGTCCGGCGGACCTGGCTCAAGTCTTGAGCCACTTGCCCAAAAATCTTCCTGACGCAAACCTGATCGTGGGGCTGGATACGTCTGACGATGCAGGGGTTTATAAGTTGACAGATGATGTGGCAATCGTGCAGACGGTGGATTACTTCACCCCGATTGTAGACGATCCGTATATGTTTGGCGCCATTGCCGCTGCAAACGCTTTGTCAGACGTCTACGCCATGGGCGGAAAACCGTTGACTGTTCTGAATATCGTCGGTTTTCCGGTAAGCAAGCTGGATAAGAAGATTCTTGCGGAAATTCTGCGTGGCGGTGCCGATAAAGTGCGGGAAGCGGGGGCGGTAATCGTCGGAGGCCATTCCATTGACGACTCGGATCCCAAGTTTGGCATGGCTGTCACCGGGATCGTTCACCCTGAGAAAGTGTGGACCAATGCAGGGGCCTGCCCCGGAGACAAACTGGTTCTGACCAAGCCTATCGGGGTCGGGATTGTGACAACGGCAATCAAACGTGCCAAAGCAACACCTGAAGCGATCCGCCAAGTGGAGAGCGTCATGGCAACTCTAAACAAAGTGGCTTCCGAAACGGCACAAGGCTTCACAGTTCATGCCTGCACTGACATCACCGGATTTGGCTTGCTGGGACACGCTGCCGAAATGGCAAGAGGGGCCTGTGTAGGGATTGAGATTGATGCAAAGTCGGTTCCAATGCTGCCCGATGCTTACTCCCTGGCGGAACAGGGCATCATTCCCGGCGGCTCACTCCGCAATTATGAGTGGTTGGCTGATGATTTGGAATATGCGGAATCAATAGATGAGGTTACCCGCAAGATTCTCTGTGATGCGGTCACATCCGGCGGATTGCTGTTGTCGGTGCCTGCAGAGGAAGCGGATGCGCTTGTGGAGGCACTGAAGAAGAATGGAGTGGAGGACGCAGTTGTTATTGGGCGTGTCGTCGAGGAACATTCGAAGAAAATCAGGGTGATGTAA
- the selA gene encoding L-seryl-tRNA(Sec) selenium transferase, translating to MTAEANTELLRKLPAVHRLLDLPACQHLMETYSRDWVSEAAAHSVSAVRKEILSGTRSNEVTEEQLLQQIEQYLRNRFQPNFRRVINATGVVLHTNLGRAPLAESALEAINRTALGYSNLELNLATGERGSRYDHVEELICRLTGAESALVVNNNAAAVLLVLREMAKGRKVIVSRGQLVEIGGSFRVSEVMKESGAQLVEVGTTNKTHERDYENAIDENTAMIMRAHTSNFRIVGFTYQPELSDLVSLAHQHGIPVYEDLGSGSLIDLRKFGIGDEPTVDASIKAGVDIVSFSGDKLLGGTQAGIIAGRAEYIKKIKKNQLTRALRVDKLTLAALEATLLLYLDEERALREIPTLYLLTRKREELYREAQKLAGGLREVFQEKAVVEVVEGMSQVGGGSLPDEDLATYLVAVKTTPFSLNALEHALRHVDLPVMTTIRKEALLFDVRTIFPREIDECINSVREACKRLG from the coding sequence ATGACAGCCGAAGCCAATACGGAACTGCTGCGCAAACTGCCGGCTGTGCACCGGCTGCTGGATCTGCCGGCATGTCAACATCTGATGGAGACCTATTCCCGTGATTGGGTGTCCGAAGCGGCGGCGCATTCCGTTTCCGCAGTCCGGAAAGAAATCTTGTCCGGCACAAGATCCAATGAAGTGACGGAAGAGCAGTTGCTGCAACAGATTGAGCAGTATCTCAGGAACCGGTTCCAACCCAATTTTCGCCGTGTGATTAATGCGACCGGTGTGGTTCTGCATACCAATCTCGGCCGTGCCCCCCTTGCGGAGTCAGCCCTGGAAGCGATTAACCGGACCGCGTTGGGATATTCAAACCTGGAACTGAATCTCGCCACGGGGGAACGGGGTTCCCGCTATGACCATGTGGAAGAGTTGATCTGCAGGTTAACCGGTGCGGAATCGGCTCTGGTCGTGAATAACAACGCGGCTGCTGTGCTGCTGGTTCTGCGGGAAATGGCGAAAGGGCGAAAGGTCATCGTATCCCGCGGCCAACTGGTTGAGATTGGCGGTTCGTTCCGCGTCTCGGAAGTGATGAAAGAATCGGGAGCCCAGCTGGTTGAGGTAGGCACCACAAACAAGACGCATGAACGGGATTATGAGAATGCAATCGATGAAAACACCGCTATGATTATGAGGGCCCATACCAGCAATTTTCGGATAGTCGGGTTTACCTATCAGCCGGAACTGTCCGACCTGGTCTCCCTGGCCCACCAGCATGGGATTCCTGTTTATGAAGACCTTGGGTCCGGCTCCTTGATCGATTTGCGAAAATTTGGGATCGGGGACGAACCGACAGTGGATGCCTCCATCAAAGCCGGGGTGGACATCGTCTCCTTCTCCGGGGACAAGCTGTTGGGAGGGACTCAGGCGGGCATTATCGCAGGGAGAGCCGAATATATTAAAAAGATCAAGAAGAACCAACTGACCCGAGCCCTTCGGGTGGACAAGTTGACTCTGGCCGCCTTGGAAGCCACCTTGCTGCTGTATCTGGATGAGGAAAGAGCTCTGCGGGAAATCCCCACCCTGTATCTGCTGACCCGGAAAAGGGAGGAACTTTACCGCGAGGCTCAAAAATTGGCCGGTGGCCTAAGAGAAGTCTTTCAAGAAAAAGCGGTGGTTGAGGTGGTGGAAGGGATGTCCCAGGTGGGGGGCGGCAGTCTGCCGGATGAAGACCTGGCCACTTATCTCGTGGCTGTAAAAACAACCCCCTTTTCCCTTAACGCGCTGGAACATGCGCTACGGCACGTGGATTTGCCCGTTATGACCACAATCCGAAAGGAGGCTTTGTTGTTCGATGTCCGAACAATCTTCCCAAGAGAAATTGATGAATGTATCAACAGCGTCCGCGAGGCCTGCAAACGGCTCGGGTGA
- a CDS encoding metal ABC transporter permease gives MSDTAWILLTGSLVAASCGFLGCFLILRRLAMLGDAISHAVLPGIVLAFLIAHSMDGVVMLIGAALLGLLTTFFVQTLNQGGVQSDAAIGVTFTALFAIGVVLVSVFAQDVHLDLEHVLYGEIAYVPWNTLTVGGMDLGPRAVWMAGGTFLLSLMVVGLFYKEFKICSFDPAMASAIGIPVVLIHYVMMVLVSMTTVASFESVGAILVVAMLVAPGATAYLLTDRLGLMLGFSVVIGVLCAFLGYYLAVLLDASIAGSMSTVAGVLFTLAFVLSPTHGLMSRWLARRQLGGS, from the coding sequence ATGAGTGATACGGCCTGGATTTTGCTGACCGGTTCCCTGGTGGCGGCTTCCTGCGGTTTTTTGGGCTGCTTTCTGATATTGAGAAGGCTGGCCATGCTGGGTGATGCGATCAGTCATGCGGTACTTCCGGGGATTGTTCTGGCGTTTTTGATCGCTCACAGCATGGACGGTGTTGTCATGTTGATCGGCGCCGCCCTCCTGGGACTGCTGACCACTTTTTTCGTACAGACCCTGAACCAGGGAGGCGTGCAGTCGGATGCCGCCATTGGGGTTACCTTTACTGCTCTGTTTGCCATCGGAGTTGTTCTGGTCTCGGTTTTTGCACAGGATGTGCATTTGGATCTGGAGCACGTGTTGTACGGGGAGATTGCCTATGTGCCCTGGAATACCCTGACTGTTGGAGGCATGGATCTGGGACCAAGGGCTGTCTGGATGGCGGGGGGAACCTTCTTGCTCAGCCTGATGGTGGTGGGGCTGTTTTACAAGGAGTTTAAAATTTGCTCCTTTGACCCGGCCATGGCATCCGCCATCGGGATTCCCGTTGTGCTGATCCATTACGTGATGATGGTCCTTGTTTCCATGACCACAGTGGCCTCTTTCGAGAGTGTCGGAGCCATTCTGGTGGTTGCCATGCTGGTTGCGCCCGGAGCCACTGCCTATCTGCTGACGGACCGCCTTGGCCTCATGCTTGGATTCAGTGTCGTCATAGGAGTCCTCTGCGCCTTCTTGGGGTATTACCTGGCAGTGCTGCTCGATGCATCCATAGCCGGTTCCATGAGCACGGTGGCAGGAGTTTTGTTCACGCTTGCCTTCGTCCTGTCTCCCACTCATGGGCTGATGTCCCGCTGGCTGGCCAGGAGGCAGCTTGGCGGCAGCTAG